The Candidatus Obscuribacterales bacterium genome contains the following window.
CAGAACCGGGGTGCTGCAAGGGGAGGCGACCAAGCCAAAGGTTAATCCCAGCAGGTAGGAACGTAGCCCCCGCGGCCAGTCTGCCGCAATCCAGTCTGTACCACCTAGGTTCGGGAGGGGAATCGGGAGAGCATCGAGGAGGTATAGACCCATGGCGATCGCCACCACGCTAACCACAATCGGCAGCCCCAGCCCCACTTGTCCATAAACTTGGCCCACCAGAGCAGCAAATACCCCCAGCGCCGCCAGGGTCGTCGCCAAACCCAGGGCAAACCACAGGGATTGAATGGCAGCCTGCAGGCGAGTCGTGGCTTCGTAGCCGCCAATGTAGCCGACGGTAATCGGCAGCATAGACAACATGCAGGGGGTGAGGCTTGTTAGCAATCCCGCCAGGGTAATGATGGCAATGCTGGTGGGGGTGATGTGGGCGAGCTGGCTGGAGACTAACCCGTTGGCAAAGGACTCAAGTTCGTAGAGGCGAGTTTGTAGCGTATCAAGCATGGCGATCGAGACGGGTCTCTGGAAAGGCAGGAGTGGCTAGGGGATGGAGGGTCAGGGCTGGGAATGACAAGAAGCGATCGCCCTTGAAGCATCGTGAAGCATCGTGGGGCATAACCAACCGTCCCTGCTTTATTGTATCGGGTTGCATGGGTCGAGACGATCGCTATCGAGTGGGGGGCGATCGCTCCGCCTGCCATCAGCCCGCTACCGGCATAGCCACCACCTTACGATCATGCCCTTCCCGCGCCACGCGCACCAGCAGCCCCGCCGACACCAGGCTAGACAACATGGAGCTGCCCCCATAGCTAAACATCGGGAAGGGTAGCCCCGTGGTTGGCAATGCGCCCGTGGCTACGCCAATATTCAACAACGCCTGCCCTACCAGCAATGCCACAATGCCGATCGCCACCAATCGATGAACCGGACGCTGGGCCTTGACGGCAACCCGTAGTCCTACGGTGGCGTAGGTCAACAACAGCAGCAGCAGCAGTAAACCACCCACCAGACCAAATTCTTCCGCATACACGGAGAAAATGAAGTCGGTGTATTGAATGGGCAAGTAGAACAACTTTTGCTGAGATAGGCCAAATCCAGTCCCCCAGATCCCACCTGACCCGATGGCCATCAAACTTTGCACCAGTTGATAACCATGCTGGGTAGGGTCTGCCCAGGGATCTAAAAATGAGATCACCCGCTGCCGCTGGTAGGGATTTGAGGCTAAGCTAATCAGCGCTAAGCCCAAGCCGCCACCAGCCGACCCAAGCAGGTAGGTATAGGGCAACCCAGACGCCAGAGCGATCATCCACACAACCATGCCGCAAAGCGCTGCTGTACTGAGGTTGGGCTGGGTGAGAATACTGCATAGAACCAGACCAAAAACCCCAACCCAACCCAGCCGAGTAGCCCAACTCAGCCGATCCCATTGCCCAAAAATCCGCGCACTTTGCAGCACCAGAGCTGGCTTAATTAATTCTGAGGGCTGAATCGAGAGGGGGCCAATCACCAACCAGCGCGTTGCGCCATTCACCGTAAAACCCAGTCCTGGAATATGGGTCATCAAAATCAGCCCTAGACATAGCAGAACCAGCCAGTCTGTAATCCCCAGCATGTATCGCAGCGGCGAGTGGGTCAGAAAATTAAACCCAATCAATCCAATAAAAATCCAAATGAGCTGAGTTCTGAAATAGTAAAGACCATTGCCCGTCTCGGCCTCTGCCACCACATAAGAAGCAGAAAAGAGAACGATCAGCCCCACCATCAGCCACAAAAACGTCAGCCATCGCAGAATGCGCGCCTCGATCGCCCAATCTTTGACCGATGGATCAAACACGGGGATGGCATAGTGCAGAATATTCACCATGGCAGATTGACCTTGTCCTATCCCACTCAACATAGGCACAGTATAGGCTCAAACTTCAGCCCCATCCCTGCACCATAAAAATGCGACATAAAAAAAGAGGCCACTTAGTGACCTCCTCAGCATTCAACAAAATCAATAAACCTTGAAACGAGCAAGACCCCAGCACCCTGTGCTAGGAGGACAGGCGATCGCCCCTTAGGCGAGGCCGGTGTTCATGCCAGGCTTGCCAGTAGCCAGCTCAACCTTAATAATTTTGCCACCCATTTTCATGATGCGTTGTTGCTCCCGGAACCAGTTATCGTAGGCAACTAGTTTCGTGAAGTAGGTGTTCTGTAATTCGCGCTGAGTGCGGATTCGAGTTTGGCTAGGCACACAGGCTGTAACTTTAAACATTCGCATCGGCGACCATCTCCCTCAGTGAGCTAAAGACGTAAATCTGGATAAAAATCTAAGAACCTATTGTTCGCTTGATATACCCAACTACTTATAGCGGGTTTTCTATACAGAAGACTGGGAGTCAAGAATCAACCTTAAGCTATCAGAACTGACGGATCGTCAGCTTTCACAACCTAAAACTCACTCCCAACTACCCAATCTTCACCATAGTGAGCGGTAAGCTACACGTCGAGCGCCATGCTTACCCAATGCACTAGCTTAAGCCAGAGCAGATGTAGTCGAAGTAAACACCCATTTCCTTACCAGCATCAGCGCCCACTAGGCTAGCGGTCACTTCTTTCATGGCTTGGATAGCTTGCACAGTTGCACCAACCGGTACACCCAAGGAGTTGTAGGTTTCTTTCAAACCATTGAGCACGCGCTCATCGAGG
Protein-coding sequences here:
- a CDS encoding cytochrome c biogenesis protein CcdA, with the translated sequence MLDTLQTRLYELESFANGLVSSQLAHITPTSIAIITLAGLLTSLTPCMLSMLPITVGYIGGYEATTRLQAAIQSLWFALGLATTLAALGVFAALVGQVYGQVGLGLPIVVSVVAIAMGLYLLDALPIPLPNLGGTDWIAADWPRGLRSYLLGLTFGLVASPCSTPVLATLLAWIVETADPLVGSGLLLCYAIGYVAPLVLAGTFTASIKKLLELRRWSGWITPASGVLLVGFGVFSILLRVLPSGA
- a CDS encoding phycobilisome linker polypeptide; translation: MRMFKVTACVPSQTRIRTQRELQNTYFTKLVAYDNWFREQQRIMKMGGKIIKVELATGKPGMNTGLA
- a CDS encoding FtsW/RodA/SpoVE family cell cycle protein, translated to MLSGIGQGQSAMVNILHYAIPVFDPSVKDWAIEARILRWLTFLWLMVGLIVLFSASYVVAEAETGNGLYYFRTQLIWIFIGLIGFNFLTHSPLRYMLGITDWLVLLCLGLILMTHIPGLGFTVNGATRWLVIGPLSIQPSELIKPALVLQSARIFGQWDRLSWATRLGWVGVFGLVLCSILTQPNLSTAALCGMVVWMIALASGLPYTYLLGSAGGGLGLALISLASNPYQRQRVISFLDPWADPTQHGYQLVQSLMAIGSGGIWGTGFGLSQQKLFYLPIQYTDFIFSVYAEEFGLVGGLLLLLLLLTYATVGLRVAVKAQRPVHRLVAIGIVALLVGQALLNIGVATGALPTTGLPFPMFSYGGSSMLSSLVSAGLLVRVAREGHDRKVVAMPVAG